The following is a genomic window from Methylomarinum vadi.
GAATCCTTGGGCCAATGAACAGCCGTGTTCCAATAGAAAGCGACATTGTTCCTGGCTTTCCACCCCTTCCGCGATGATGTCGAGGCCAAGCGCCTTGGCCATTTCGATGATGGCGATCGTGAGTGTGCGATTCTCATTGGTTTCGTCGATCAGCGAAGGCATGAACGAGCGGTCAATCTTTAGAATGTCGATGGGAAAACGTTTCAGATAGCTCAAGCTGGAATAGCCTATGCCGAAATCGTCGATCGCTATCTTATGTCTCATGTTCTTGATAGCGTTGAGTTGTTTGATGATCGAGTTTTGATTATGCAGTAACAGTGACTCGGTGATTTCGATTTCGATAAGGTCGGCCGGTATTGCAAACTCTTCCCGTTTTTTCGCCAATATTTTGGAAAAATCGTCCCGCAGGAACTGCACTGGGGAAACATTGATCGCGATCGGAAATTGCCATCCTTTGTCTCTTAGGGATTCCAACAGGCAACAGGTTTCCTCGATGATCCATTCGCCGATCGGAATGATTTGGCCGGATTCTTCGGCGATATCGATAAAGTCATCCGGCATCAGCAAACCCTGTTGCGGATGTTGCCAACGAATCAAGGCTTCTGCGCCGATTAAGCGATTGCGACCGATGTCGATTTTGGGTTGCAGATGTAGTTCTAACTCGTTGTTTTTGGTTGCATTAAAAAGCGAATCGCGGATTTCCGTTTTATGCCTTAATTGCTCGTTCAATTCCAATTTAAAGAATTCAAAGTTCGCACGGCCGTTTTTCTTGGCCTGATACATGGCGATATCGGCGTTTTTTATCAGCGTTTCCAAGGTGTCTCCGTCATCGGGAAAACAAGTGATACCGATCGAGCAACTGATGCGTAACTTATTGCCATCGACCTGGAAAGGGCAGGCGATTTCATTGGCCAGCTTTTTCGCTATTTCCGCGACATTCGATTTTGTATGCGGTTCCGCCAACAACACGGCAAATTCATCCCCGCCGAGGCGAGCCACCAGATCGGATTTTCGTAAGCAGTGCTTCATGCGCTTGGCGACTTGCTGCAGCAGTTTGTCGCCTGAGTCGTGGCCGAGGGTATCGTTGACGTCCTTGAAATGGTCGAGATCGATTAATAAAACGGCAAATAAACGCTGGTTACGTTTTGCCAGCAACAACCATTGCGATAAACGCTCGTAGAATTGCGAGCGGTTGGACAAACCGGTCAGGGAGTCGTTGTAAGCGAGAAAATTGATGCGACGTTCTTTTTTCTTACGCAGCGTTATGTCCTGGAAATTGGCGATGAAATATTGCATAACGCCTTTCTCGTCCTTGACGGCATTGATACTCAACCACTCGAGGTAAATTTCCCCATTCTTGCGCCGGTTCCAGATTTCACCGCTCCATTGCTGCTGCTTAATTAAGCTGTTCCACATTCGTTTGTAAAATCCAGGTCCATGGCGGCCGGAACTGAGGACTCTTGGCGTGCGGCCGATGACCTCGACTTCCGCATAGCCGGTAATGTCGGTAAATGCTTCATTGACGGTCAAGATTTTCATCTGTCCGTCGGTGATGAGCATCGCGTTGTCCGAATATTGGAATGCCAGGCCGGAGAGTAGTTGTTTTTGTAACGAGTTGTTCTCTATTAACGTATTTTTCAATTTGTCTAGCACATAATTGTATTTATCCTGTCGGTTGATGACGGAATCGATACGGTAGCTGAGTAACTCTGACATCTGTTTGATTTTATTTTCCTGCAAATCAAAGATTACGATCGGTGTGGTCAGACTGTTTTTCCGGAAGATTTTGATCAAGGCCATGCCCTCCGGACGCGCCAGATCGATATCCAGCAGGATAAGGTCCGGTTTGAATTCATTGAATAAACAAACGGCTTCGGGATGAGAATGGGTATAGAACAAATGACCGACGCGGCGTTTCAAATAGGCGCTAAAGACCGACTTGCTCTTATCTTCATCCTGAATGAAGAGAATTTTTGCTTCGGACAATATATTGGTTGGTTCATCCTTTTCGAACTGCGGGGTTGCTAGCTCGGAATATTTCGCTTCCGGGGCCAGCGCAAGATCCAACATGGTGATATCGTCTTTGTTGCGTTCTATGCCATCGCTCAGCTGTGTCAACAATTCATCGAAACGGAATTGATTATTGATGGCGCTTAATTGTTCTTCGATATAATCCTGGCCTAGCGATTTACCGTGATCATTCTCAAGGTCGACCAGGCCATCAGTATAGCAATACAAATTACAGAGTTGCTTGATGTCGAATTCCTCTACTTGCGGATGAAACTTGACCGCAGGCAGGATGCCCAGCGGTATTTCACTGGAATCGAACTTCGCCAACAGCTTTCCGTTCTGGTCGATCAGCAAGGCGGCCGGATTGCCGCAGTTGATGACTTGCAATTTGTTTTGAATGCGGTTGAAACAGACTAACGTAATCGTGACGAAAAAATCGTTTAGCTTCAGTTTATAGATTTCTTCATTCAATTCGCTGGCGATGAATTGGATCGCCATTTTTTTTCTGGCCAGCTCGGTAAAGCGCGAGGGAACAAACAAGGCGGGCATCGCCGCATCGACGCCGTGTCCCGCCGAATCGGCCAAAAATAGATAATGCAGGCCGTTCGAATCATTGTATTCGGAGAACAAGTCACCGCTCACGGAGCCGGCCGGTTTGGAAAAATATTTCACATTGTTACTCAAATCACGGATCGGCGTGAGCAGGCGGCGGGCCCGGTTTTCGATGTGTTGCAAATAGTGTTGTGATTGGCTGTATAGCTGACTGAGTTCATGCAACTGCTGCTCGATCCTCATGATTTTGGCGCTTTCCTTACGCACTTCGCTAATGTTTTTCATTAAATCATGCATGCGTACCGGTTTGGGTAGGACCATGTCTATGCCTAGCTCGAATGCCTGCAGCAGGCTTTCTTTATCGGCATAGGCGGAAACCAGAATAAACGGGACATCGACGTTTTTGGCTAAAATCCTTTTGTACAGTGATAATCCGTTGCCTTGCCCCAGGCATAAATCGGAGACGACGACGTCGGGCCGATTATTGTCAAACTGGATTAGCGCTTCCTCTTCGTTACTGGTCAAGATCGTTTCGAATTTTTGCCGCATTAGATAGCGTCCCATGACCTCCAGCGTATCGGTTTCGTCATCGACCAGCAGAATTTTCATGGCATGGGGTTTCGTATTGTTTTGATTAGACATTTTATACGATCCTATTCGGCAGGGTAATCGTGGCTTTGGTGCCTTGGTCATGATTTTCCAAGGTAATACTGCCTTCCAGGCTTTGTTCGACCAGTTGTTTGACCATGTACAAACCGATGCCGCGGCCGCTGTTTTTACTGGAAAAAAACGGATCGAAGATCTTGTTTTTTATAGCAGGGGCAATGCCGCCGCCGCTATCGGTAATTTCGATCACGGCTTGCTCGGCAATGGCGGATAACGTGATATGGATTTTCTTGTCCAAACGATCGTTATCCAAAATGGCGTCCCGGGCATTGGCGACGAGATTCTGCAAAACCTGGCTCAGTTCGTCCGGCGAGCCATAGGCGTAAGTTTGGATTCGGGCCTCAACCGACAGCGAGATGCCTTTACTGGTCAGGTAATCCTGGATCAGTTCGACGGTGTCGTTGATGACGTCGACAACCGGAAAATAGGTCTTATTGATTTTGCCGCCCAAGCGCGATTGAAACAAATCGATAGTTGAAGACATGCGTTCGATCTTCTGCAGTGCCTTGTTGATAGACTGGCTCAAATAATCTCCGTCCAATTCATCATGCCGATAAGCGTCTTGAATATCTTCCAGAATCAGACCCAAGGAATTGAGCGGTTGGCGCCATTGATGAGCGATATTGGCAACCATTTCACCCATCGCAGCAAAGCGGGCTTGGCTGGCGATCACTTTTTCCTGTTTCAAGTTTTCGGCGATGGCTTGTTTGACTCTTCGATCCAGTTGCTTATTCATGACCCGGACTTGCTTTTGTTGTAAATAATCCTGATGCGCGTCATGGACGAAGCCGACGATCTGTAAAATCTCTTGTTTGAATTTGACCGGTGCGATGCTGATACATGCCCAACGCCAACCGCTCTCGAGATGCCGAATGCGGCATTTAATATGGCTCGGGGTCTGCTGGGTTAATGCCTTGGAGATAGCACGGATCAATTTAAAATGATCACGTTTATGAATCTTTTGCAGACAGGATTGGTGGTCGTACAGTTCCGAGGGCGAGTAACCGAGTAGTTGTCTGATGTAATCGGAAACGAAGGTGATTTGCCGGTTTTCATCCATGCTCCAGATCACGGCATGCACATGATGGATAATGGTGCTCAATCGCTTTTGGCTTTCATTCAACAGTTCATTGGCTTGGTTGAGCTGATGAGTTCGTTCGTTGACTCGTTGTTCCAGTCGACTCTGGCTCTTGCGAAGATCCTGTTCGGTTTGGATGCGAAGCGTGATTTCATCGTTCAGATTCCGATTGAGGTCGGTCAGTTGCGCTGGGCTGGGAATGCTTAAAATCTGTGGCATCTGTTTCCATAGGGCGAATGCCGTGACGATGGAAATGACGGCGGTGATGCCGTCGATGACGATTTGCAATCTGTAGTTGGGTTGCCAAAGGGATAAAATATGAAGAATGTGGGAAGAGCCGCAGGCCAGGATAAACAGGCCGAATAATATAAAGATCCAAGGAAAATATAAATCCTTGCGCGCCTTGACATAATGGAGCAAGGCCAGGGGGATGGAGAAATAGGCCAGGGCGATCAGGCCGTTAAAAATGGTGTACAGCCAAATCAATTCATCTTGCCAATTTAGACAATAACCATGGGGTAGGAAGTTGTCATCGAACATACTTAATCAACTTATATAAAGAATCGCCGAGCGTAGCCGAATGAAGCAATGGCTTGAAGTTTTCGACAGTCATCAATGCCGCAATTGATTTATCGTCTTGTTCCGTTATGTCAACCTGCCGCCCGCTCAAGATTGAGATTGTTGGCATGAAGTACGCGATTTTACCGGCTTCGAAATGTAGCCGTACATGGTAGCGGCTTCTAACAGGTGGAAGAAGGGGCGTGCAGGTGTTGAACATCAGGCTCTCTTGGCTATCAGACCGTCAATTTGCAGATTCACCATTCTGTCTATCAATTTATTATTGAAACCGGTCGCTTGCTCAATCGCTTGAACATAATTCGACAAAAAGCTTTCCGCCGTTAAAGCCTGAATGGTGGCGGCCAACCTTTCGAAGGCCACCATGAGTGTATCCAGATCCGGTTGGTTTAGATGTTCCTTGAGCAAACTGCGTAATGCGGTCAATATCCAGCCCCACATCGAGATCATCATCGGGTTACTGACTTTTTGCTTGATATGAACTAAGCCGACGAATACTTGCCATTCCCAATACGTGTCGTCAAAGTCACTGGTGATGGTCTTTTGCCACCACGAACGCAAGACGTTTTCTCGCTTGGACCGATCTTCCTGCTGGAGAATTTCCAAGGTTTGTTGATGGCTGTAGAGCGTGTCGTAAAAACCTTTGGTTAAATCATCCTCCAATCCCAGCAGCAGTTCTTTGTGTTGTTTGATCAAAGCGGCATCCGTTTGACTAAATCGTGTTTCACTCGGCATCGATGCAAAAATTTCCGCCGTAATCTGCTGTATGTCTCTCATAGTTAAGTACCTTTATTAGTTTTATCACCCGGCAAAGATGCCGGCCGGTAGATTTATGACCCTGGCGCTGCCAGCAATTAGTGTGTAGACATTGTTATTCGATGCCATCTTCTCATTGAGTAAATCCGATCTCTTGGCTCGCGCTTCCGAGTCTTCGCAACCCTTAAGGCAGATGTCGGACATGCCTTATGGTGCTGTAATAATGGTCAATGAAACACCGAGTTCGAGCGAACTCGATGTTTGAATGCCGTGGCACTTCGGAACCTTGATATCAGTAATCCTTATGGCGCAAGTCTGGTATCGCATGAACGTCATACTCTTGTGAGTGGATTGTTTATGGTTTGAGGGGTGAAAATGTCATAGGGACTTCAGCCTGATTTTCTCCGCCGCACTGTTAACGGCTCGACTGACATTATCCATTGAAGCGTCCGATTTCACCTTCATCGTCAGGATGGTTTGATCGCCGGCAACGTTGATCAGCGTGGAGCATTTGCTCCCCTTAATGATGATTTGTCCCAATTCGCCTAAATCTAATTCTTCGGCGATTCCTTGTCCGAAGGCAAATGCTCCCGCGCACATGGGGCCGACGCGGTCTTCGTTGAAACCCTCGGGCAGCAAAGCGGCCATTGACAGCCCGTCCGTTGTTACGATTTCCGATGCTTCGATTTCGATATCTGCGGCGCTGTGTTTCAATTGGTTCATGATCGATTTTAGTATTTCCAAGTACATCGTTTGCCCTCTTTGGTTATGGTTTTAAGTTTGTTTGCGGAAACATCCGTTAATGAGATGTTTCCTCGGCGCATCGACCGCCTTAGCAATCTCCCACGAATGCATTCCTAAAATTCGGCCAAAAAAAAAAGGCACACAGACATCAACTCGAGATACGGGCTCGAAGAGATGTCTGTGTGCCTTCGACTGATTGGCCTGTTATCCAATCCGACAAGGTTTGAAACCAGTCCACACTGGTTTCGGTTCGTTGTCCGGTGTTTACGCCGACAACAACCAGAAAGTTTTGATTCGATTCAATTTATAGCATACTAAAACACTTGGTTAATTATCCATCATAAGGTTTAAACCACCGGCTTTAGCCGGTCAGCTTTAGCTGCGATAATTTGCCCAAGGAGGTGGCGATGGACTATAGATACGGCAGCCATACGGTTTACCAAATTGAGTATCATTTTGTTTGGGTTACGAAGTATCGTTATAAAGTGCTGAAGGATGAAATAGCCGAACGAGTGAGAGACTTGGTGCGGCAGACATGCGAAGCCTTTGAGATACGGATTATCAAAGGTGTCGTGAGCAAAGATCATGTGCACATTTTGGTGAGTGCGCCGCCGACTATGGCCCCAAGCGAAATCATGAGGCGAATCAAGGGACGAACTTCGAGCTATCTGTTCGAAGAGTTCCCGCACTTGAAAAAGCGATATTGGGGTCGACATTTTTGAGCCCGCGGTTATTTTTGCGCCACAGTGGGGCAAATGACTGATGAGATGATAAAGCAATATTTGGAGCATCACTTTGAACCTAATCCAAACGATAATTTCAAGATGGAGCCCGACTAAGACGCGTCGTTTAGTCGACGCGTATCCGGACTTTCAGTCCGTTATTGGAACCCACCCGCTTGAGCGGGTGGTTGTTTAGTGTTACATGCAATAAATGTGACCGCCATGGAAGTTTTCAATCTGCTTTTTTATTAAAAAGGCCGCTAAATTCAAGGAAGTGCTGAATAAATTCGTCCTGAATTTCTCAGCGTCGTGCGTCCCTGCATTCCAGGAAATACTGAATTAATCACATTTCCTTAACATCGGCAACAGCTATAAACTAGTGCGGTAATGGTATGCGGCAATTTTTTTGGTCTGTGTTGCCTAATTTAAATCCTTTCTTTTCTATCTCCCGGCGTTTAATGCATTTCAAGCGCAAACCTTCATATAACAGGGCTTAACGGGCTTTTCGTCAGCTGGCTTATAGGGTTTGTGTTTGCCGTTCAGCTCGGAAGCACACTTATATTGCCTTTTTCAGATAATGTTGTCCGCGTTAATGGGTTTTTTCCGAGATCGGCAAACAAGTCGGAGCAAGATCGTAGCGAGTAAAACCCTTTCTTTGTTGTTGAAATTAAGGATTTCTGTTATAGATGGAAATTTTATGTAAGAGAACATGTCTGCAAGAATGAAGGGAGGCTTTGCAGTGAGTTAGCGACGAGGCGTGCGCTTATTTCATTTAGCCATATAAGGGGCTTATGGTCATAACACTTACATTTTATCGAAGTCTATTTACACAAAATTATGCAAAACGCAACAACGTTATCAGCCCTTGGCGCAGAAATCATGGTGAGAAATAAAGTTGAATCGGAATATCGCAACAAAGAAACCCATTTGAGGGCTGTTATCAATGTCAGTCCGACGGCTATCTACATTTTGTCGCCGAGAGAGGATAACGACTCCCCCTCGTTTTTTACCGACCCGAATTGCCATTTACATCTGGCTTTTATCAGTGCCGCTATCGAAAAAATCACGGGGTTTACGGTTCGGGAATATCTCGTCGACCCTAAGCTTTGGATGAGTCGGGTGCATCCGGAGGATGTCGCCAACGTGATGGAAAGTTATGGTCTTTGCCAGAGCCAGAATGCCGTTAACAACCAATATCGCTGTCTGCATAAGAATGGCGAGTACCGCTGGCTGCATGAAAGATTGGTCGTACAGAGGGGGAGGAATGGCGAAATCGTGCAAGTAATCGGTTCACTCATGGATGTCAGCGACATCGTTAAGACGCATGAACAATTGCATATATTGAGTAGCGCGGTGGAACAGAGCCCTTGTCCCATCTTCATTACCAATACCAAAGGCACCATCGAGTACGCTAACTCCAAACTCTTGGAAATTACCGGCTTCAGCGAACAGGAAGTGTTGGGCCATACGCCAAGGATATTTTCTTCAGGCTGTACCGAAGTTTCGATTTATGCCGACCTTTGGAATACTATTACGGCCGGCAAAAAATGGTATGGCACGATACGCAACAAGAAGAAAAACGGACAGCATTTCTGGGTCAAAGAATCTATTGCTCCGATCAAAAACTGCAACGACGAAACCACCCATTTCGTCGCGATCCAGGAAGATGTCAGCACTATGGTCAATGCGTCGGAAGAACTCGAACAGCAATTAAAAGACCATACCGAAAAAATCAAGCTGTTGGAACAACAACGCAGCGAGCAACGAAAATCAGTCGCCATTGGCCGCATGGCTGCCTGGGTGGCGCATGAGATCAATAATCCCTTGGCCGGCATCAAAAACTCCTTTCAATTGTTGAAAAGCGCAATTCCCGACACTCACAAGTTCTTTCGTTATGTAGACTTGATCGACAAGGAAATTGACCGGATCAGCCTGATTACCAAGCAGCTTTATTCGTTGTATAAACAGGAAGATGCCCGGGCGCGCGAGTTCGATTGCAACATGATGATCGAGGAAATCATCCTATTGAGCACATTGGGAAAAAAACAGGTAAACATCGATCATATCTCGGCGGACAAGACATGTTACGTCAAGTTGCAAGAGAATTTGGTCCGGCAAATATTGTTCAATTTGATTAAGAATGCGGTCGATCATTCGCCCGGTCAATCGACGATCAAAATAGATGCGCAGAGACGGAATGCCGAGCTTTATGTCATGATCGAAAACGAAGGAACTTTCATTACCGATGAGCAACTGGAAAAATTATTCGAACCTTTTTATTCCACAAAGTCCGATAGCCAGTCGTGCAGTCTTGGACTAGGTCTCACCATCGTCGATAATTTCGTCAAGCTGATGCATGGCGAAATGAAGCTGACGAATAAGATGACCGGCGGGCTAATCAGCGAATTAACTATCCCTCTTGATTACTATAAAAATAAATGATTTCATCATGGAAAAGACAGGCAACATTTTAATCGCGGACGACGAGACGACCTTTCTGGAATCGACTGCCGATTTATTACGTCTCCAAGGCTACAGCTGCCAATGCGCCAGCGATGCACACAAGGCTTTGAGTCTGTTGCAAAGCGAACGTTTCGATCTGCTGATTGCGGATATCAAGATGCCCGGCAACCATGATTTGGCGTTGATCAAAGAGATTGCCGAACAAGAAGAGTCGATGGCCGTGATTCTAGTGACGGGCTATCCTAACGTTCATACGGCCATCGATGCCGTGAATCTTTCGGTGTCGGCCTATCTGGTCAAGCCTTTTGTCTGCGAGGAATTATTCAAGCATGTCGATAAGGCCATCGGTCAATTCACGGCACCTAGCCGAGCCCGTGCGTTGATCGAAAATAAATGCCGAGAGTTGGAAAACACCTTGCAAACATTTCAGATGGAAAGTTCTCGGGCAAAAAATAAATCGTCCTATACCTTGAACGATTTCATGAACAGCAATTAGTTGACGATTACCAAATCGGTCATCGATCTACACAGAAGTTTGAATGCCTTAAAAGATGATAAAAAATTATCCGGAGATGCATGCTTGACGATGGGGTGCCATAGACCGCAGCGTCTGATCGAGGCCTTGCAGGAAACAGTCTCTGTCTTGCAGAAAACTAAAAATTCTTTTAAGTCCAGGGAACTGGCCGAATTGAGAAGAAACCTGGAGGCTTTGTTGGCTCATGAAGCTTGGTCTAAACCATCATAATTGATTTGATATACCACTGTCTTCCCGCTCGATATTCTCGGCTAAATTCCGCTGCGATCGGCATTTCAAGAGGAAAGCCGGACGTAATGCCGGCTAACCCATTTTTTTCGACAATCGGTTGAGTCGATTT
Proteins encoded in this region:
- a CDS encoding protoglobin domain-containing protein, which gives rise to MRDIQQITAEIFASMPSETRFSQTDAALIKQHKELLLGLEDDLTKGFYDTLYSHQQTLEILQQEDRSKRENVLRSWWQKTITSDFDDTYWEWQVFVGLVHIKQKVSNPMMISMWGWILTALRSLLKEHLNQPDLDTLMVAFERLAATIQALTAESFLSNYVQAIEQATGFNNKLIDRMVNLQIDGLIAKRA
- a CDS encoding EAL domain-containing protein; translation: MSNQNNTKPHAMKILLVDDETDTLEVMGRYLMRQKFETILTSNEEEALIQFDNNRPDVVVSDLCLGQGNGLSLYKRILAKNVDVPFILVSAYADKESLLQAFELGIDMVLPKPVRMHDLMKNISEVRKESAKIMRIEQQLHELSQLYSQSQHYLQHIENRARRLLTPIRDLSNNVKYFSKPAGSVSGDLFSEYNDSNGLHYLFLADSAGHGVDAAMPALFVPSRFTELARKKMAIQFIASELNEEIYKLKLNDFFVTITLVCFNRIQNKLQVINCGNPAALLIDQNGKLLAKFDSSEIPLGILPAVKFHPQVEEFDIKQLCNLYCYTDGLVDLENDHGKSLGQDYIEEQLSAINNQFRFDELLTQLSDGIERNKDDITMLDLALAPEAKYSELATPQFEKDEPTNILSEAKILFIQDEDKSKSVFSAYLKRRVGHLFYTHSHPEAVCLFNEFKPDLILLDIDLARPEGMALIKIFRKNSLTTPIVIFDLQENKIKQMSELLSYRIDSVINRQDKYNYVLDKLKNTLIENNSLQKQLLSGLAFQYSDNAMLITDGQMKILTVNEAFTDITGYAEVEVIGRTPRVLSSGRHGPGFYKRMWNSLIKQQQWSGEIWNRRKNGEIYLEWLSINAVKDEKGVMQYFIANFQDITLRKKKERRINFLAYNDSLTGLSNRSQFYERLSQWLLLAKRNQRLFAVLLIDLDHFKDVNDTLGHDSGDKLLQQVAKRMKHCLRKSDLVARLGGDEFAVLLAEPHTKSNVAEIAKKLANEIACPFQVDGNKLRISCSIGITCFPDDGDTLETLIKNADIAMYQAKKNGRANFEFFKLELNEQLRHKTEIRDSLFNATKNNELELHLQPKIDIGRNRLIGAEALIRWQHPQQGLLMPDDFIDIAEESGQIIPIGEWIIEETCCLLESLRDKGWQFPIAINVSPVQFLRDDFSKILAKKREEFAIPADLIEIEITESLLLHNQNSIIKQLNAIKNMRHKIAIDDFGIGYSSLSYLKRFPIDILKIDRSFMPSLIDETNENRTLTIAIIEMAKALGLDIIAEGVESQEQCRFLLEHGCSLAQGFIFSKALDYAAFIQYLEGQSSEDCPRDALH
- a CDS encoding PAS domain-containing protein — protein: MRNKVESEYRNKETHLRAVINVSPTAIYILSPREDNDSPSFFTDPNCHLHLAFISAAIEKITGFTVREYLVDPKLWMSRVHPEDVANVMESYGLCQSQNAVNNQYRCLHKNGEYRWLHERLVVQRGRNGEIVQVIGSLMDVSDIVKTHEQLHILSSAVEQSPCPIFITNTKGTIEYANSKLLEITGFSEQEVLGHTPRIFSSGCTEVSIYADLWNTITAGKKWYGTIRNKKKNGQHFWVKESIAPIKNCNDETTHFVAIQEDVSTMVNASEELEQQLKDHTEKIKLLEQQRSEQRKSVAIGRMAAWVAHEINNPLAGIKNSFQLLKSAIPDTHKFFRYVDLIDKEIDRISLITKQLYSLYKQEDARAREFDCNMMIEEIILLSTLGKKQVNIDHISADKTCYVKLQENLVRQILFNLIKNAVDHSPGQSTIKIDAQRRNAELYVMIENEGTFITDEQLEKLFEPFYSTKSDSQSCSLGLGLTIVDNFVKLMHGEMKLTNKMTGGLISELTIPLDYYKNK
- a CDS encoding roadblock/LC7 domain-containing protein: MYLEILKSIMNQLKHSAADIEIEASEIVTTDGLSMAALLPEGFNEDRVGPMCAGAFAFGQGIAEELDLGELGQIIIKGSKCSTLINVAGDQTILTMKVKSDASMDNVSRAVNSAAEKIRLKSL
- a CDS encoding sensor histidine kinase; its protein translation is MIWLYTIFNGLIALAYFSIPLALLHYVKARKDLYFPWIFILFGLFILACGSSHILHILSLWQPNYRLQIVIDGITAVISIVTAFALWKQMPQILSIPSPAQLTDLNRNLNDEITLRIQTEQDLRKSQSRLEQRVNERTHQLNQANELLNESQKRLSTIIHHVHAVIWSMDENRQITFVSDYIRQLLGYSPSELYDHQSCLQKIHKRDHFKLIRAISKALTQQTPSHIKCRIRHLESGWRWACISIAPVKFKQEILQIVGFVHDAHQDYLQQKQVRVMNKQLDRRVKQAIAENLKQEKVIASQARFAAMGEMVANIAHQWRQPLNSLGLILEDIQDAYRHDELDGDYLSQSINKALQKIERMSSTIDLFQSRLGGKINKTYFPVVDVINDTVELIQDYLTSKGISLSVEARIQTYAYGSPDELSQVLQNLVANARDAILDNDRLDKKIHITLSAIAEQAVIEITDSGGGIAPAIKNKIFDPFFSSKNSGRGIGLYMVKQLVEQSLEGSITLENHDQGTKATITLPNRIV
- a CDS encoding response regulator, translating into MEKTGNILIADDETTFLESTADLLRLQGYSCQCASDAHKALSLLQSERFDLLIADIKMPGNHDLALIKEIAEQEESMAVILVTGYPNVHTAIDAVNLSVSAYLVKPFVCEELFKHVDKAIGQFTAPSRARALIENKCRELENTLQTFQMESSRAKNKSSYTLNDFMNSN